The nucleotide sequence actcacaccatcccatcacccctgtgctcactgacttacactGGCTCTTGGTTCGAcactgcctcaattttaaaattctcttccttgttttcaaatccctccatggcttcatccctacaactctccaagatctctgcgctatttatattctggcctcttgcgcatccctgattttctgcaatccactattggtggctctaccttcagctgcccaggccctaagctttggaatcagctccctaaacctctctctgccctttaagatgcttcttaaaacctgacTCTTTGaccccagcttttggtcacccatcttAATAGCTagatggcttggtgtcaaattttgtttgatgatgctgctgtgaagcactttgggacatgttaaaaggtgctatataaatgcaagtagtagttgttTCTAAAAAGGAATAATTTCCAAGCGTAACAATTCCTTTCTGTGACATTTGTCACAGTTGCAGTGAGGTTGTTCATCCAAAACACCAGGCTTGTAGTTGCATGATCACTTACCTTCGGGCAGGACCTTGTGCAGTTCATGATGGTGTGGCAGCGATAGAGGGAGAAAGGATCCTGTAGCTGAGCTAATCGCTCCTCTGTGAATTCATCCCTCGAGTCAATCATCCAGCGATATGCCTGAAATGTAAACAAGAAGGCATGAGCTATAGTCAGTAATGTAGATTTGGTTCAAACTTTAGAAAGTCTGAATAACACAAACAGTACAAAGCAAAACAAGCTGCAGTACTATTAAAATTCACCAGGCaaacaaaaaaaaggcaaatggtaACCAAAACATGCAGAAGTATCCAAGAATATCAAAGATGGAGTTTGCCCAACATCATGCCTCAAGTGTCCAGTGAACACTACATTTAGATACTACAGTAAAACTCAAATTGTGGGGGCTAAATAGACTTGTTCTTTAGTTCAACATTCCCAGAATTTACACTGAGAAAATGCTAGGAATGCACTGTAGGCAGTCAGCATATGAAAGAAAAAAGGCAGGAGTTTGCATgatccagaaggttgtgggtttaaatcccactccagaacttaagtactaatctaggctgacctttCAGTACAATGAGCAGGGAAGTGCTGCAttttcagaggtgccatcttgttTGCATTATTCAAAGAATGTTGTTTTTCCAGCAttcttccttcaaccaacaccccaAAAACAAGTCAGTCATTCATCTACTGTTTGCAAGTCCTTGCTGAtagatttgcctgcataacaTCGACAGCACTTGCAAAATTAACTGACTGTCCAGTGGATATATAAAAGTTTGTAAAAGTGAAGTCCTACTTTCTTGTTATTTATATTGCAAAATTCATATTACTGGATAATTTTTAGAAATTTAGTCCATAAACAACTCTGAATTTCAGTAGAtggcatataaatgcaagttctttccttggtTTGGTGAACCCCTTCTGGCAGAACAGTGCTAAACCCTTATCCACTCTTGTCCTCTCTAGATTCATTTCTCTTACGGTCACCTTgctgacctcccatcctccataaactgcaACTTGTGCAAAATTAGCAGCCCGCAAGTCCCACTCATATCTCTTTtcccatcccaccccccccaatttaTATTGGCTCAGTGTTTTCCAACATACTGGATTTAAAGTCCTCTGCCTCAAAATTCCTAGAGACTCACTCCAGCACCGGGATTCATAAAAAGTGGTGGGCACTAATGATACTCAtgtatgttggtggtgggggggtggagaaaaagaggtgactgcaatTGGAAAAGCCAGTTTCatgagtggaatttttttttgttgaaaagaaTAAGCTTGCAATGTTTCGGTCACTGCATTAAGGCACCCGTTTCCATGTGTATAATCAATATGGCTGCATAATGCCAACACATATCTCCTTGCCTCAAGAAAGGTGAAACTGGCAGGCATATCATACCATCGGCCCTGCCTCAGTGATATCAGGACAGAAGAGGCAAGCTCGAGaagcaccgccccccaccccaccactgttTGAATTTTTGGTATTTGGAGAAAGTGGCAGAGACATAGTGAAACCAGGTCTTGCCTCAAATTTCAGGGTCCTCATTTCAAATCACTtcatagccttgcccctcaggATGCCAGCAATGGAAAACTGTagtaatgaggagagatttggaaTCTTTCCACTGGAACTGTGACACTTCAGGAGAttgaagaggtttttaaaattatgaagggtttaatAGAGCAAATAGGAAAagtttatttcctctggttggtgagtcagtgatgaggggttaAGAAAAAATTCTTTAGAGGGtcattggagcatggaatgctttgccacaggaatggttgaggcagacacATTTCATCTTTTACGGGAAGATTGGGTAAATATTTGAGACAGAGGACGATACTGGGCTTAGAGGGAgttagtggggcagtgggattaattttgggattgctctagcaaagagctggcacagacacgatgggatgAATAGTGTTTTTCTGTACTACGAACTTTTATGGATCTACCAAACTGTACAGCTGCAAAGGAAAATGCATTGAAGTAGCTCCATAAAAACAGGTTAGATATCAAACATAACAGTCTTCAGCAGTTAAAACTCCATGTGAAGCATCTAATGTATAGGTGCTATTAGCAGTAAACAGATTTACCTGCATCAGGACAGCAGGGCCCAAGTATTTATCTCCATTCCACCAGTAGCTGGGGCAGCTGGTACTGCAACAGGCACAGAGGATGCACTCATACAGaccatcctgagagagagagcagatttAGTTCAATTcttgcatccaaaactctgctgcccatatccctcCCAAGTGTATAATTCACTATAAAAGGGTACATACTTTAAAAAAAGTCTGTATAACACAAAAAAGGCTGCAGATGCACCAGACAAATGTGGTAGATTTTTGTACAGCTCATATAATACGATGGAGCCTCTACGTACAGCAGCATGTGCATGGTGCGACAAACTGGCAGTCACAGTCATCCACAAGGTACCAGGTGCAACGTTTAATATTAAAGGACTTTTTCCTTGGACCAGTTTGAAGGAAACacactgcattgcactggagCAGCAAAACACAGGTCTAGGTCTATTCATGTTTACAGGTCAAGAACGGCCCTCAGTTAAAATTGAGACAAGTTAATTAGTTTAACACACATAGGATTAGGATAAATGTAGAGTGTCCAGCTACTGCACCTGGTGGTATTCTTGAGGTTGTAATCAATGTGTAAACAGGGTAAGACAAATGAACCATGAattacatcaaacacacacatgcTTAAAGCAACTATCAAATGCAGAGCGAAATGTTTCCCAGCCCTAGCACACTTTATATCAATGTAACAGATCATTATTTTGTGAagggaacccccccccaccccaccccaccccaccccacaaacCCCATGTTCTCGGTGTTTAAGCTAGTGATTCTGTCATCACCCTGTTGCCGTACCAGTTTCTGCCTGTCCTCGATTGACTGCAGGTACTGCTCCTTGCCCTCTTGGGATTCGTCCTTTTTCTTCAGGTAGGGCTCAATTGACTTGTACTGTGCATAGAAGTTACTCAGGTCCTGGAGCAAAGGGCAAGAGAGTCAAAGCCAATCTGAACACCTCAGCAAGGCATTCAACCGACAGCAAAATGGAAATTACTTTAATAAATGAATTTAAGATCATAACTCTGAGCAGCTGGGTAGTGCAGTGACAGAGCAAGTTGTAGCACCTAATGAGTATCAGAATATGCATTCATACTCATAATTCACCAGACAGTGAGCCTGTAATTTCAGCCATGCCATCATGGGGAGGTGCTTCCACAGGGGAACAAAAAAAAGCCACCAGAAGTCTAAGAGCAGATTCCCCACCCATAATTGGTGAATGCCACAATAGGAATTATATAAATACCCTGAAATACTGAGCATCCAATAAACCACAGACTTGAGTAGTCACATTCTAGAACACATAGCATGatgtaaattatattttttttaagccATGAGGCTTTTAAAGACTtcagggtggaggagcagagtgggCTCCTGATTGCAACCTGTGCCACTGGAGAAAAACACAGAATAGAGCCCAGGATCCTCCCTGCATGGAATGGGGAGGGTACAGAGACAATGAACAAAACAAAAAGGTAGAGTGGGAACTGACCGGAacgagatccttcaccacatacATGTGAGGTAGGGGGTAGATCTTAGACACTTTGCCAAGGTTGCTGTCAATTTTGCAGATGCAGGCCAATGTGTTGCCACCGTTGATGTTCATGGCACAGGAGCCACAGATTCCTGAAAACAAATCCATGTAAAGCTGACCATGCTTTCTGATCCCTTTCACTAAATCTCTATACTGCCAGGTCTCCAAAACTGCACGGTTCTATACTGACAAAATACagggagacattaataaacttgcagaatgggcatgtaattagcaaatgaatttcaatagagataagtgtgaggtggaacattttggtaggaagaataaggaggccacatattccttagaaaataagagtctaaacagagtagaggaacagagggaactgggggtacagatacacaaatcacaaagtggcAATGCAggataataaggccattaaaaaagcaaaccaaacactggggttcatttctagagggatagaattgaaaaacagaaaagttatgttaaacttgtatagtggttagaccacacttggagtactgtgaactgtgctggtctccatattataaaaaaggacattgaggcactggagacggtgcaaaaaagatttactaggataccaCCAGAAcaaaggttatacctatcaggaaagattgaacaggctggggctcttttctctaaagagaaggctgaggggtgatctgatagaggtctttaagattatgaaagggtttgatagggtagacacagcaaagatgtttccacttgcgggagaaaccagaactaggggccataaatacaagatcgtcactaataaatccaatagggaattcaggagaaatttctttacccagagtggttagaatgtggaactcgcttccacaaggcgtagttgaggcaactagcataaatgcatttaaggggaatctagataaatacatgagggagaaaggaatagaaggataagctgatagggttagatgaagtagggagggagggagctcgtGTGGAGCTTGTAATTTAACACTAACACTTTGCCACTTAACACTAAGATGGATCTGATTTCAGTTGTGTCAGAATCATTTTTCATGGGGATAGATTACAATCTGTATAAGTTTACTTCACAATTCTGCTTGTGATGCCAGATGTTTGCAGCTGTAGAATCTCAACTAATTACAAAAGCCACACCTGTCCAAGTCTCATTGCCACACAGCCCGGGACTATGATGATCTCACAGCAGCAGCTAATGGTGAAGAAATTTCAGCCTCAATTCTTGGTTCAAGGTTCATTGGACAGTCTGTCCCTTTCAAATTGAGCTGAGGCTTGAGGTATAGATATTGGCAGCAACGATAGGCCACGAATACCAACACCTGCTCTGGGCACTTTCCGCAAGAAACCAAAAACTTCAATGGAAACAAGTACTTCATGTAACATTGAAATGTGGGTTTAGGACAAGGGGGGAGTTCTTGCTGACACTGCAGTCGTGTTGCAAACATCTGAGACATGCATATAGGTCGTTAAAGAATTTCTGTCACTCTCCACAGCTCATGTGGGCTGTTATTACACTATGCTAACAATCATTGAGAATGGATTTCACAATAGGTCGTTATACACTCACCTCATCCATTATTGCCCAAACCCTGATCTCTATCCACAGAAACCTACACTGTACTGATTATATTCTGAAATGCACAATCCACACTCTGTctcttcctttcctttcctctcctcccccaaacACGAAACATACActacacactcaccctctctgCATGATCGTCTGAAGGTTAGTGTGGAGTCCATCTCGTTCTTGATCTTGATAAGAGCGTCCAGTACCATCGGACCACACCTACATATTTAGTGTTACATTGGGTTGAGTGTTAAAACTGATGTTAtttcaaacaacaacttgcatttgtatagcaaaaAGTCTCAAGGGACTTCACAGGAGTATAATCAGACCAAGATTGACACTAAGCTAAATAACAaaacattaggacagatgaccaaacccTTGGTCCTAGAGGTAGGTGTTTAatcagagtcttaaaggaggtgaagaGGCAAAGAGGGTTGGGAAGGGAATtgcagaggttagggcctagacgactgaaggccagtggtggggcgaaggatctgggggatgcacaagaggccagatttggaggaacgcagagtttttggagggctggaggttacagaaatagggaataTTTGTTCCATTTTTGCtacacaaactttttttttggaaaaagacTGAAGGAgactgggtgtgtaattggcaaattaatttcaatatagataagtgtgatgtggtacattttggtagaaagaataaggaggccacatatttcttggaaaataagagcctaaatgggatagagaagcagagggatctgggtgtacagatacacaaatcactaaaagtagtgatgcaggttaataaggccattaaaaaaagcaaaactaagcactgggattcatttctagagagatagaattgaaaagcagaaaagttatgttaaacttgtatagtaccttggttagaccacacttggagtactgtgaacagtgctggtctccatattataaaaaaggatatagaggcactggagaaggtgcatggatgataccagaactgagaggttatacctatcaggaaagattgaacaggctgggtatcttttctctagaaaagactgaggggtcttAAAAGACCTGATAGAGATTTTtaggattatgaaagggtttgatagggtagacatagagatgtttccacttgcgagagAGACCAGACATAGGGGCCTCTCTTAAGGCTTTAGTAGGTGGTCTTGGAGTGTCATGGTTTTGTAGCCACGACCTTTTGAGAGTTCTCGGTCGTAGTGAGTCGTGCCTTCTCATGGTCCCGTCGGTCAACAACATACAAAAGTTGGCTAAATGGGCTGCCCGGAGAACTCTCAACCGTGGTACTCGTGTACTTCTCTATCGCGGTTAGCCGTATGCAATCTCACAGTCGTTCAAAGACGACACATAAGGTGATGTCGGGAGATCACCTCCCTCAGGAGGGGACTTATAAAAAAAATTCGGAGTTCGCTCCTTGCCGGGTGGGAACGGCCAGGGAAAAAAGATCGCCGCTTGTGGAATCAACGACTCAAGTGAAAAGTAAGCAGCTGGAATGTATACTGGGCAAACTCCTGCAGTCCCGGTATTATCGCCTCGTTTAGACTCTGAGGAATGTCGTTTATGGACCATCTTTTGACGGATTGTTCCAACCGGGGAAGATTGTGCGATTCTTCATATTCAAGGGACCCCGCGAAGAATGTATTCGACAAACTTGTTTTGCCTCAAGATTCTACCTATGCCAATTTGACAATCTTGTTTTGTTTCAAGATTTTACCCTCCTTGATATTGACTTTTATCGGTCTCCTTGTTTCAATTCTATGGACtacattttaattatattttacaTTTTATTGTTATTAATTTGATAAGTTTTAACTGTTTGAATTGTTTGGATCCCAATTTGATCAGGAGTCCATTTTATTTGGAGAGTGGTTTTATGGTCAATCACCGTCACTTCTGTTAGATTTTAATGTCGGTCTTATCTCACCTcaccattttttttgttgttttataGTACTGTATTCATTTAGTATGTTTTAGTTTAGTATAaatattagtttttttttcttttccccatGCGGATATCATCAGTGTCCACCTGATTTATTGCTCGGTACCAAGGCCGGAAAACTCTGCTTCACTTGATTATACTTTAACATCTGGGGCTCCCAGTCTAGCCACCCTCGGGTTTCTATCTGGATAGTCATGACCAGTTGACGAGCAACTTAAAAACTCGAAAAAGGCACTCTATAATGGATTCTGTCCACAAGTGTATTTTAAtagtcactaaaaaaaaatccaatagggaattcatgagaaacttctttacccagagtggttagaatttggaactcactaccacaaggagtagttgaggcgacaagTATAgctacatttaagaggaagctagctaaacacatgagggagaaaggaatagaaggatatgttgatggggttggaagaag is from Heptranchias perlo isolate sHepPer1 chromosome 32, sHepPer1.hap1, whole genome shotgun sequence and encodes:
- the sdhb gene encoding succinate dehydrogenase [ubiquinone] iron-sulfur subunit, mitochondrial isoform X2, producing the protein MSSEEVESSRSTQTAVAAAPAAQVASRIKKFAIYRWNPDKPGDKPHMQTYEIDLNACGPMVLDALIKIKNEMDSTLTFRRSCREGICGSCAMNINGGNTLACICKIDSNLGKVSKIYPLPHMYVVKDLVPDLSNFYAQYKSIEPYLKKKDESQEGKEQYLQSIEDRQKLDGLYECILCACCSTSCPSYWWNGDKYLGPAVLMQAYRWMIDSRDEFTEERLAQLQDPFSLYRCHTIMNCTRSCPKGLNPGKAIAEIKKMMAVYKAKAATA
- the sdhb gene encoding succinate dehydrogenase [ubiquinone] iron-sulfur subunit, mitochondrial isoform X1: MAVVCLRRSGAWIQWRAACLQSSRSTQTAVAAAPAAQVASRIKKFAIYRWNPDKPGDKPHMQTYEIDLNACGPMVLDALIKIKNEMDSTLTFRRSCREGICGSCAMNINGGNTLACICKIDSNLGKVSKIYPLPHMYVVKDLVPDLSNFYAQYKSIEPYLKKKDESQEGKEQYLQSIEDRQKLDGLYECILCACCSTSCPSYWWNGDKYLGPAVLMQAYRWMIDSRDEFTEERLAQLQDPFSLYRCHTIMNCTRSCPKGLNPGKAIAEIKKMMAVYKAKAATA